One genomic segment of Culturomica massiliensis includes these proteins:
- a CDS encoding DUF4295 domain-containing protein → MAKKVVATLKTGDGRGYAKVIKMVKSPKTGAYTFREQMVTTDEVKAYLKK, encoded by the coding sequence ATGGCAAAGAAGGTTGTTGCAACATTGAAGACCGGAGACGGCCGGGGATACGCTAAAGTAATCAAAATGGTGAAATCTCCGAAAACAGGTGCCTATACGTTCAGAGAACAAATGGTCACCACTGATGAGGTAAAGGCTTATTTGAAAAAATAA
- the rpmG gene encoding 50S ribosomal protein L33, with the protein MAKKAKGNRVQVILECTEHKESGMPGTSRYITTKNRKNTPERLELKKYNPILKKVTLHREIK; encoded by the coding sequence ATGGCAAAGAAAGCTAAAGGAAATAGAGTACAGGTGATTCTTGAGTGTACAGAACATAAAGAATCCGGTATGCCGGGAACTTCACGGTATATTACCACGAAGAACAGAAAGAATACTCCGGAGAGATTGGAACTGAAAAAGTACAATCCGATATTGAAGAAAGTAACTTTACACAGAGAAATTAAATAA
- the rpmB gene encoding 50S ribosomal protein L28, which produces MSRVCQITGKKAMGGNNVSHSKRRVKRTFSINLFKRNFYWPEEDRWIRLNVSAAGLRLINKKGISACLKQAAADGLIKNV; this is translated from the coding sequence ATGTCAAGAGTTTGTCAAATAACCGGAAAGAAAGCAATGGGTGGTAATAATGTATCTCACTCAAAAAGAAGAGTGAAGAGAACATTTTCTATCAACCTGTTCAAGAGAAATTTTTATTGGCCGGAAGAAGACAGATGGATTCGTTTGAACGTATCTGCTGCTGGTCTTCGTTTGATCAATAAGAAAGGTATCAGTGCTTGTTTGAAACAAGCTGCGGCTGATGGATTAATTAAGAATGTTTAA
- a CDS encoding M3 family metallopeptidase, whose product MKKITYLICFAGIVMQACNSEVKQDNPFLKDFDTPFGVPPFHLIQNKHYLPAFDEGMRQQNAEIEAILNNPEVPTFANTIEALEKSGQLLNKVSGVFINLQAANTSDSLQIVAETVTPLLTSHKDAINLNEKLFERVKTIYNNKENENLTTEQKQVLDKYYQGFIRGGANLSPEDKEKFKKINNELSVLTLKFGSNLLKETNNYHLLIENEKDLAGLPEGVIAAAAETAKANGQAGKWMFTLHNPSIMPFLQYADNRDLREQIYRAYTQRGNNDNEYDNKEIISKIVALRLQKANLLGFPDYASYVLDENMAKNPENVYKLCHQIWEAALPVAQKEAGELQKMITQTGGNFKLAPWDWRYYAEKVRQAQYGLDENELRQYFPLDKVREGAFYTANKLYGITFEQRNDLPLPHPEALAFEVKDADGSPIGIYYVDYFPRPGKSQGAWMEAFRPQSGLLNSTPVITNVCNFTKPTGETPALLTFDEVQTLFHEFGHALHGLLSQCTYPSVAGTNVYRDFVELPSQIMENWAADPEVLKVYARHYKTGANIPQALIDKLQKSSHFNQGFATTEFMAAALLDMAYHTRKTTDPIDVEKFEKETLEKLGLLPSITVRYRSTYFAHIFEGTDSYASGYYAYTWAEVLDADAFAAFKETGDIFNPEKAKAFREYILSKGSSDDAMKLYLAFRGQEPSIEPLLERRFGS is encoded by the coding sequence ATGAAAAAAATAACTTATCTGATCTGTTTTGCAGGTATTGTCATGCAGGCCTGTAACAGTGAGGTGAAACAAGACAACCCTTTTCTTAAAGATTTCGATACTCCTTTCGGAGTACCTCCTTTTCATTTGATTCAGAACAAACATTACTTACCGGCTTTTGACGAGGGAATGCGGCAACAAAATGCGGAGATCGAAGCGATACTCAATAATCCGGAAGTTCCGACCTTCGCAAACACAATAGAAGCATTGGAAAAATCAGGACAACTACTCAACAAAGTTTCCGGGGTTTTCATCAACCTGCAAGCTGCAAATACCAGCGACTCTTTGCAGATAGTAGCTGAAACGGTCACGCCCCTGCTTACATCTCACAAAGATGCGATCAATCTGAACGAAAAATTATTCGAACGGGTGAAAACCATATATAATAATAAAGAAAACGAAAATCTGACAACAGAACAAAAGCAGGTACTGGATAAATACTATCAGGGATTTATCCGGGGAGGAGCCAATCTATCACCGGAAGACAAAGAAAAATTCAAAAAAATAAATAATGAACTCTCGGTTCTGACCCTCAAATTCGGAAGCAATCTATTGAAGGAAACCAACAACTACCACTTACTGATCGAAAATGAAAAGGATCTGGCAGGACTTCCCGAAGGAGTAATTGCAGCCGCGGCCGAAACAGCTAAAGCCAACGGACAAGCGGGAAAATGGATGTTTACATTGCACAATCCAAGTATCATGCCTTTCCTGCAATATGCCGATAACCGGGATCTACGTGAACAAATCTACCGGGCCTATACACAAAGAGGCAATAACGACAACGAATACGATAACAAGGAAATCATATCCAAAATCGTTGCTTTGCGTTTACAGAAAGCCAACCTGTTAGGCTTTCCGGATTATGCCAGTTATGTTCTGGATGAAAATATGGCCAAAAATCCGGAAAATGTTTATAAACTATGCCACCAAATCTGGGAGGCAGCTCTGCCCGTCGCCCAAAAAGAAGCCGGAGAGTTACAAAAAATGATTACTCAAACAGGAGGAAATTTCAAACTGGCCCCTTGGGACTGGCGGTATTATGCAGAAAAAGTCAGACAAGCCCAATACGGATTGGATGAAAACGAGCTCCGGCAATATTTTCCTCTGGATAAAGTCAGAGAAGGCGCCTTCTATACTGCCAACAAATTATACGGAATTACTTTCGAGCAACGGAACGATTTACCCCTTCCCCATCCCGAAGCCCTGGCATTCGAAGTAAAGGATGCCGACGGCAGTCCTATCGGAATATATTATGTCGATTACTTCCCTCGTCCGGGTAAAAGTCAGGGAGCCTGGATGGAAGCCTTCCGGCCTCAATCCGGTTTACTCAATTCTACTCCGGTCATTACCAATGTGTGCAACTTTACCAAACCGACCGGAGAAACGCCGGCCCTGTTGACTTTTGACGAAGTACAGACCTTGTTTCATGAATTCGGACATGCTCTTCACGGGTTATTATCCCAATGCACTTACCCCAGTGTAGCAGGCACCAACGTATATCGTGATTTTGTCGAGCTCCCTTCTCAAATCATGGAAAACTGGGCGGCAGACCCGGAAGTATTAAAAGTGTATGCCCGCCATTATAAAACCGGAGCAAATATACCGCAGGCATTGATCGACAAATTGCAAAAAAGCAGTCATTTCAACCAGGGATTCGCTACAACGGAATTTATGGCGGCTGCCTTACTGGACATGGCTTACCATACCCGAAAAACAACCGATCCCATCGATGTGGAAAAATTTGAGAAAGAAACATTGGAAAAACTCGGACTCCTGCCTTCCATCACTGTGCGCTACCGGAGCACCTACTTCGCCCACATATTCGAAGGCACCGATTCCTATGCCTCCGGATATTATGCATACACCTGGGCGGAAGTATTGGATGCCGATGCTTTTGCAGCATTTAAAGAAACCGGAGATATTTTTAACCCGGAAAAAGCAAAGGCTTTCCGAGAATATATCCTTTCAAAAGGCAGCAGCGACGACGCGATGAAACTTTACCTCGCTTTCCGTGGCCAGGAACCGTCAATCGAACCGCTTCTGGAAAGAAGGTTCGGATCTTAA
- a CDS encoding PaaI family thioesterase, with product MEEVIEKLNEICRGTLVEWLGMEFIGAGEDWLEVKMPLDHRTCRPDGAMHGGANMALAETVSGALSSVSVSPEQQFKVYGIEINGNHIKRATGGYVIGRAVFIHKGKRTHIVQVEIRDEAGIPVTVSRVTNIIVND from the coding sequence ATGGAAGAGGTAATCGAAAAATTGAATGAGATTTGCAGGGGTACATTAGTGGAGTGGCTGGGAATGGAATTTATAGGGGCGGGAGAGGATTGGCTGGAAGTAAAGATGCCTTTGGATCATCGTACATGCCGTCCTGACGGTGCCATGCATGGCGGAGCCAATATGGCTTTGGCAGAAACTGTAAGCGGAGCGCTCAGTTCGGTTTCCGTCTCTCCGGAACAGCAATTTAAAGTGTATGGGATTGAGATTAACGGAAATCATATAAAGCGGGCCACGGGAGGCTATGTCATCGGACGTGCCGTTTTTATCCATAAAGGAAAACGTACCCATATCGTACAGGTTGAAATCCGGGATGAAGCAGGAATTCCGGTGACGGTCAGCCGGGTAACGAATATCATCGTAAATGATTAG
- a CDS encoding DUF4491 family protein, whose product MEFIENYNLTGLLIGICTFLIIGLFHPVVIKCEYYFGTRCWWVFLILGVIGVGGALWVSQIFWSSLLGVFAFSSFWTILEIFEQRDRVKKGWFPMNPKRKGEYNTKE is encoded by the coding sequence ATGGAATTTATAGAAAATTATAATTTAACGGGTTTATTGATAGGGATATGTACATTTTTAATTATCGGGTTATTCCATCCGGTTGTTATTAAATGTGAGTATTATTTCGGAACCCGTTGCTGGTGGGTGTTTTTGATATTGGGTGTTATCGGTGTCGGCGGTGCCCTGTGGGTTTCACAGATATTTTGGTCTTCATTGCTCGGTGTTTTTGCATTCTCTTCTTTTTGGACCATACTGGAGATTTTCGAACAACGTGACCGGGTAAAAAAAGGGTGGTTTCCGATGAATCCGAAACGAAAGGGAGAATACAATACAAAAGAGTAA
- the bcp gene encoding thioredoxin-dependent thiol peroxidase, with amino-acid sequence MIQLKAGDKAPYFEGTNQDGQHISLNDYKGKKLILYFYPKDNTSGCTAEACNLNDNYADLTAKGYEVVGVSPDSIASHLKFIAKNNLSFNLIADTDKKIVEDYGVWAEKSMYGRKYMGVLRTTFIIDANGIIEKVITKVDTKNHAAQILE; translated from the coding sequence ATGATACAATTAAAAGCAGGTGACAAAGCTCCTTATTTTGAAGGAACAAATCAAGACGGGCAGCACATATCTTTAAATGATTACAAAGGCAAAAAACTGATTTTATATTTCTATCCGAAAGACAACACTTCCGGATGTACGGCAGAAGCTTGCAATTTAAATGATAATTACGCGGATTTGACAGCCAAAGGCTACGAAGTAGTCGGTGTCAGTCCCGACAGTATCGCTTCTCATTTGAAATTCATTGCCAAAAATAATCTGTCATTCAATCTAATCGCCGACACAGACAAAAAAATAGTGGAAGATTATGGCGTATGGGCGGAAAAATCGATGTACGGCAGAAAATATATGGGCGTACTCCGTACGACTTTCATTATCGATGCAAACGGCATTATTGAAAAAGTGATCACGAAAGTGGACACGAAAAACCATGCGGCACAAATTCTGGAATAA